The Candidatus Neomarinimicrobiota bacterium genome includes a region encoding these proteins:
- a CDS encoding sigma-54-dependent Fis family transcriptional regulator, translated as MLKILLIEDERINRITLQKLLEHAGHAVTSVEDGKAGLEAVQSETWDVVLTDYRLPGADGLEILEEVKRVSPTTQVLVMTAFATVENALTALKMGAFDYLTKPFDPDELFHHLARISAIRSLNSENEVLRASLADLKVSPDLIGQSDIMRDLFEKVKIVAESEHTILIQGASGTGKEKIANAVQSLSQRRENPYIKINCSALSETLFETEMFGHEKGAFTGAVKRSIGRFERARGGTILLDDIDDLSLRLQTKLLRVIQEGEIERVGGTEVIPVDVRILAATKIDLKSLVEKKSFREDLFYRLNVIRLIVPSLNERKSDIPLLAHFFLSKLDAHKQLSPELIKYLMDLDWPGNVRELEHVIMQMSVFCRKTVIDLDDIPDSYLPQQRKSDAKKDDGSSLTDQVNEFELQIINACMEKYQGNQQRVADSLGIPRTTLRSKLLKYGLIDPKE; from the coding sequence ATGTTAAAAATATTACTCATTGAAGATGAACGCATCAATCGAATCACACTTCAGAAGCTATTGGAGCACGCCGGTCATGCTGTTACCTCTGTAGAGGACGGAAAAGCCGGTCTGGAGGCCGTTCAAAGTGAAACCTGGGACGTAGTTCTCACTGACTACCGACTCCCTGGTGCAGATGGCCTGGAGATCCTGGAGGAAGTCAAGCGGGTTTCCCCAACGACACAAGTTCTTGTTATGACTGCCTTTGCCACGGTTGAGAATGCATTGACAGCCCTTAAAATGGGTGCCTTCGACTATCTCACAAAACCCTTTGATCCAGATGAACTATTCCATCACTTGGCCAGAATATCCGCCATACGCTCGTTGAATTCTGAGAATGAGGTATTGAGAGCTTCACTGGCAGATCTGAAAGTTTCGCCAGATCTGATTGGTCAATCTGATATTATGCGCGATCTTTTTGAAAAGGTGAAGATAGTAGCTGAAAGCGAGCATACGATCCTGATACAGGGAGCCAGCGGAACAGGTAAAGAAAAAATCGCCAATGCGGTGCAGTCATTGAGTCAGCGACGAGAAAACCCCTATATAAAAATTAATTGCTCAGCCCTCAGCGAGACACTTTTTGAAACCGAAATGTTTGGCCATGAAAAAGGGGCTTTTACTGGCGCAGTAAAACGGTCCATCGGTCGTTTCGAAAGGGCCAGGGGTGGAACGATACTTCTGGATGATATTGATGATTTAAGCTTACGTTTACAAACCAAACTTCTCAGAGTGATTCAAGAAGGTGAAATTGAGAGAGTCGGGGGAACCGAAGTAATACCTGTAGATGTTAGAATCCTCGCCGCTACCAAAATTGATTTGAAATCCCTGGTTGAAAAGAAATCATTTAGGGAGGATCTGTTTTACCGCTTAAATGTTATCAGACTTATTGTTCCATCTCTCAATGAGAGAAAGTCGGATATTCCTTTACTTGCTCATTTCTTCCTGTCCAAACTGGATGCCCATAAACAGCTGTCACCCGAACTGATTAAGTACCTCATGGATCTGGACTGGCCAGGAAATGTGCGGGAGTTGGAACATGTTATCATGCAGATGTCAGTATTTTGCCGAAAGACGGTCATAGATTTGGATGATATCCCTGACTCATATCTCCCGCAACAAAGAAAAAGTGATGCAAAGAAGGATGATGGATCATCTCTGACCGATCAGGTGAACGAGTTTGAATTGCAGATAATCAATGCGTGCATGGAGAAATATCAAGGGAATCAGCAAAGGGTAGCCGATTCATTGGGAATCCCCAGAACCACTCTAAGAAGTAAATTGTTGAAATACGGTCTTATCGATCCAAAAGAATAA